Within Aspergillus oryzae RIB40 DNA, chromosome 2, the genomic segment CGGACCTTCGAAGCTACGTGGACCATTTATCTTGATTCGGATTGCTCTGCAGCAATTTTGATCGAATTGGCATGAAGAACTCGAGTGCAGACATGAGAGCTCGGGTGTCTGTTGTGCAAATTGACGTCGCCGCCTGCCACGTCACCAGTGAACATCATTAGTTACGCTTCAGATCCGGTGGTAACTACTGGTACTTCCATGTTCATTTCCTCCGTGTTCAAGGTATGTTTCAGCAACATATGCTTTCACGGACCTATagcttgaagaagaatagtCTCGGGACTGTGGTAGATTACTGATAGGAATTTTCAATGAAACAATATGGGATTATCTTGATCGAGTAACTGAACAAGAAGCATTCTTTCATGATCTATTTAATGTCCCCAGCCTCGGGCTCGTCATCAACTTTAGCCAGCCCATGCTGCTTCAGCAGAGCATTAATTTCGTCAGCATTCCACAGGTGGTGGTAAACCTTCCCTTCCTGAGTCTTTCCCACCGTTGCAAATTCAACTGTGAAAAGAGGATTTAGTAAATTTCGCTAGATGGAAGTAGTGGGATAGGGATCGGGTAAATATTCCATGCGCCGCCACTTACTCTTCTCACTGCTTAACTTTGTGGAGTCCATAGTCTTGCTCAGAACCTTGACGGCCATAGCACACGCCTCCTTCAAATCACAGTCTTCCTTGTAATCTTGTTTGAGCAAGCTCTGGGCACTTGCGTTGTTTGCTCCCACGCTAGTGGCCTTCCAACCACCGTAGTTGCCACTGGGGTTGCTCTGGTACAACTGGAACTCCCGCAGAGGGTCGTAGCCGGCATAGATGAACGAGACACCGAATGGACGGAGACCACCATGCTGGGTGTATCCCTGTTTCAGATCACACAGTCGACGGACGAGTTGCTCACATGGgatttcttcgtcgtagGTAAGAAGATAACGCTGGGCGGCTTGTCGGGCGTAGTTGATTAGGATGTTTGCATCTGCCGTCATACCTGCCACGGCACAGATCATGTTACTACCCGGAAGATTAGCTTTTGAATACAGCCACGATAAAATGTCTGcaaaggatatcatccgtACTCGTTCAGAGTATAAAGTTTCTCCGCAGAAGTGTCCTGCTCTAGCAGCTTGCTAgtcactttcttctctgctgcaAGAACGATTCCATCCTTAACCAAAATTCCTAGAGCCGTGCCGGCGTGCGAAATTGCTTCGAGCGCATATTCAACCTGGTAAAGGCGACCTTcgggggagaagatggtagTCTATCGAACAGCGTCATCGGTTAGCTAGAGCTTCCGGGCTAAGAGGATTACGGAATGAGTGTACCCTGGAATCGTATCGTCGTGACATATCGAATGTGACGTAAAAGCGGGACAACTAGAAAGAAAGGAGTCTTTGTAGATGGGCGAAGgtggagggaaaagaaagggacgTTGTGAGGAGGAATGGGCTATGGTCAAGCTGTGTAGGGTGGGTTGGGGTGAGCTCCAAGTGACAGTCAGTGACCAGGCAACTCGCCCTGCGCGTCCAGCGGCTTGCTATTTGCCAAGCTCGGGCCCACGCCTTTACCTCTAGTTTCTATGCGAAGCTCTCGACTGCCGCAAAATTGCACGCGCTCTCCGCTACAAAGGTATTTTTCCAAATTCGTCTATGGATACAAACATCTGGAAATTCTTGAGCCGATAACTCATCGAACCCATATTTTCTGTGCATCGCGATTACAATGCTCAAGTCCACCTAtacccctccccctccactACCACCAGGTTGGACCGAGCATAGAGCTCCTTCGGGTGCGTCACATCGCCATTGTCATGGAATCTCTCTTGTCTGACCGGTTGTAGGCCACTTGTATTATTATAACTCGCAAACAAAACAATCCACCTATACTAGACCTCAGGCATCTGCCGCTCCACCCCAACCTCAATCGGCCCCGTCTGCACCCGATACCACTCACAACAATCCTTATCTCACTCCGGATACTTTACCTCCATTTTCCTCGACGCCTTATGCACCTCAGGGTTTGGGGTTCGGCACGTCTATTCAAGCAACATCTCAACACGGTCAAAATCGGGGCGGCTTtcgtggaggaagaggctaTCACGATCGCAGGAATAGAGGACCGGAAGATAGGCCGAAATCGAAACATGCCCTACCCAGCTGTGCACCCTGGGTACTTGTTGAAACCAAATTGGGAAGGAGATTTGTCCACAACCctgaaacaaaggaaagttTTTGGAAAATTCCACCGGAGGTATTGAAAGGAGTCGTGGAGTACGACCGTAtacagagagagagaaaagaaaaggcggAGCGCAGTGAAGACATCGATGACGAGAGTTCCGTACTTGAAAGGGAAACTGAAACATCTGGTAAACAGCATCATGAGCAGAAAGGAATCACCCCGGCTGCATATGCAGGTGAAGAAAGCGATGAATATGAGGAAGTCGAAGTTACAGATAGCGAAGGTGAAGATGCGGAGGATCATCCTTCCAAACGACCGAAAACAGAGGGCGAAGatggccaacaacaaccctTGGAGTTCACGGAAGAAGATATCGAGTATCAACTGGCCGCTATGGGTGAAGAATATGGCCTTGATCCCGGCGAATATGGTGAACCAGGCGAAGATGgctgggaagaaggtgcTGAGGGACTACCActcacagaagaagacgcaaCTGCTCTGTTCCGTGACCTTCTTGATGATTACCACATTAACCCGTATGCAACCTGGGAGAAGATTATTGAAGAGGGCCGGATTATAGAGGACTCTCGTTACACCGCGCTTCCGAATATGAGGTCACGTAGGGAAGTTTGGTCTCATTGGAGCCGTGACCGGATCCAAGTGCTTaaggaacagaaagagagacaagagaaaaaggaccCGCGCATCAAATATCTAGCTTTCCTTGAAGCGCACGCTACCCCCAAGCTATATTGGCCGGAATTCAAACGCAAGTATCGCAAGGAGGCCGAAATGAAAGACTCTCAGCTGTCCGATAAGGACCGAGAGAAATTCTATCGCGACTTAATGTCGCGGTTAAAACAGCCGGAAAGCACTCGCAAGTCCGAACTCTCCGCCTTGCTGAAGTCCGTCCCCCTGCATGATTTAAATCGCTCGTCGAGCCTGGAAGCTCTCCCTCCAACTATCATTACCGATATCAGATATATCTCTCTGCCTGCGAAGGTTCGCGACCCCCTTATTGAGACCTACATATCTACTTTGCCTCCAGCGCCTGAGCAGGGTGAGCATATGACTGCAGAGCAACGAGAAGAGGCAGAGCGTAAGAGATTGGAGCGCGAAAAGCGTGAGAAGGCTTTGGCAGAACGGGAGAAACAAGTGCAAGAGGACAAGCGGAAGCAGTGGGGTGACCTCGCCCGTGGGAGGAATCTTCTACgagaaggagaggcagaGATTGAAGAAGCCCTGAGGATAGGTAAGGCAGGGCTACGGAGCCATATAGAGGGCGAGCAAGACTCTTCAAAGGAAGGGGAAGCCCAGGAAGGGAAGTGATGCATATGTAGTAATGATCTTGTAATAGTACAAATCCATTCAATTGTTATTGTCTGGCCAAGAACAGCCCGCCGAACCGTCACGGCTATGTGACCATTCATATCCTTCTATATCTCCAGACAAATTATTGGTTCGACGTAGGTCACAGGACAACAAATACTCATACCTAATAGATACAGAATAGCCAGGGCGCCAGGCTTGGAATCCAGTGATGTATGTTGACACATTAGAGAACACTTTTGTGCGACTTCGTATAGCTCATGGGGTATCAATGTAATTATGAAAAGTTCGAGACCTCCCTTTGTAAAAAAATGACACCTTTTCCGTTTTCCCAGTTTGATTCTTTTCAGGTCTGTTACCTGAATCTCCAATTATCCcagtcgtcatcgtcgtcgtcatcatcatcgtcgtcatcatcattttcctcgtcttcctgGCCCTTTTCATGGTCTTTTGACACCGTGGCGGCCGAAGCTGGACCATCCATCAAATCATCTTCATTTACCCCTGTGGCCCTCATATTTCTTAGTTCTTCACGTTTGTGTTTCAATCGTCTAACCCGCTCCTCTAGTTGTTCCA encodes:
- the pre9 gene encoding proteasome core particle subunit alpha 3 (20S proteasome, regulatory subunit alpha type PSMA4/PRE9), producing MSRRYDSRTTIFSPEGRLYQVEYALEAISHAGTALGILVKDGIVLAAEKKVTSKLLEQDTSAEKLYTLNDNMICAVAGMTADANILINYARQAAQRYLLTYDEEIPCEQLVRRLCDLKQGYTQHGGLRPFGVSFIYAGYDPLREFQLYQSNPSGNYGGWKATSVGANNASAQSLLKQDYKEDCDLKEACAMAVKVLSKTMDSTKLSSEKIEFATVGKTQEGKVYHHLWNADEINALLKQHGLAKVDDEPEAGDIK
- a CDS encoding FF domain protein (transcription factor CA150) → MLKSTYTPPPPLPPGWTEHRAPSGHLYYYNSQTKQSTYTRPQASAAPPQPQSAPSAPDTTHNNPYLTPDTLPPFSSTPYAPQGLGFGTSIQATSQHGQNRGGFRGGRGYHDRRNRGPEDRPKSKHALPSCAPWVLVETKLGRRFVHNPETKESFWKIPPEVLKGVVEYDRIQRERKEKAERSEDIDDESSVLERETETSGKQHHEQKGITPAAYAGEESDEYEEVEVTDSEGEDAEDHPSKRPKTEGEDGQQQPLEFTEEDIEYQLAAMGEEYGLDPGEYGEPGEDGWEEGAEGLPLTEEDATALFRDLLDDYHINPYATWEKIIEEGRIIEDSRYTALPNMRSRREVWSHWSRDRIQVLKEQKERQEKKDPRIKYLAFLEAHATPKLYWPEFKRKYRKEAEMKDSQLSDKDREKFYRDLMSRLKQPESTRKSELSALLKSVPLHDLNRSSSLEALPPTIITDIRYISLPAKFFTFVFQSSNPLL